A window of Methanocaldococcus vulcanius M7 genomic DNA:
TATATTATATTTATAGTAGATACAATAATAAAATATATTTTTGTTTTTTCTTTATATAGTGAAAAAAAGTATAATAATATAATAGTTGTGTTTGTGATAATCACAACCATTTTTTTAGGGGTATACCCTTCTTTTCCCTATACATACATGCAACTCGAAAACTCGAAAATCTTTTAAGAAATGTATTTTTAAATTTGATTTCTTATTTTATAATTTCGAAGTCAAAAAAGATAAAATGTTAGTGTTTATTTATGACCTAACATATCACAACCAAAGATTTGATATAGTTTTTCATGTTTTGAATTTTTAATTTTTAAAAGAAGATTATCCTCCATCGAAATTACGTTTTAATAGTATAGATGCTGGGATATTGTCTACTAAAAATATTGTTATCCAATGTTTATAATTCTCTCGGTAGTTTTTTAATAAATGTAGTAAGTTATTTCTGTTAAGTTTTATTTTAAACCTTATTTTATTTCTATGCTTTATTTTTACAAGTATTCCAAGGTCTACTAATTCATCTAAGTATCTATACAGCGTTGGGAGTTTGTAGTTGACTTTATATTCTATGTCTTCGATTTTAAATTTTTTTAGTTCAATGATCTTTTCAACTAACTTTCGATATTTCGAGTTAACTATGTAGGGAAGGATTTTGAGCCATGGGATTTTAAGTTCCCTTAGGGTTTTTATCTCTCTTTTTGAGTGTTTTAGGATGAGATATATCGTTTCTAAGTTTCCGTTGGTTAATTTTAGTAGATGTTCTGCAACTTTATCACTTAATAGATAGTTGTGAACTTTTGCAAAGTATTTTATGGATGCTTTTACATTTAAGATTCCTTCTGGAAAGAGGAGTTTCATTTCATCGTAGCATTCATGTGGAAATCTGATTACAACACTTATTTTATTTTTTCTTAGTTCTTTAATAAATCTAACAAAGCTTTTTTTGTAATGCCATTTTCTAATATCGTGAATATCAAAAACAATTATTGGATTTAATATTTTTAGTAGGGTTATGGTTTTCCCAATTGCTTTTTCGAAATTCCATGTTTTTATGTCGTAAAATAGGTCTTTTATTCCCCTATACCATGCTTTTTTTGCTCGATAGTATTTATCAAAGTATATTTTTTCATTTATATATTTTAATAAGTTTTTTAACCATTTGGCATTTTCGTAATTTTTAAAGAGGACATATTTATCTTTTATAAGGTAGATTATTCTTCCAATTGTTTTTTTTAGATTTGGGGTAGCTAGTACTCTGATTATTGGTATTTTATTGACTATTTCAAACTCTCCTTTTTCATCTAATTCTAAGATGTTTCCTCTAAATGTGGGGATAAAATACAATCCGTTGAGGAAATCCTCTGGAGTTGTTTTTATTAGGTTCATTTTATCCTCTTAATTATTGCTAATGAGAGATAATCGCTGAATTCATCGAAATTTATCTCTTCAAATCTTCCAAATGCTGTTTTTTCATCTTTAAATGTGGCTTTTTTTACTAATCCGATCATATAGTTATCTTTATCTTTTATTTTTTCAAGTTTTTCTTTTAAATTTTTGGTTTTCATAATTATTATGGTGTCAAATTCATTTATATATTTTTCAATGTCTTTTCCTTGTGGTAGTATGCAAAGTTTTTCGTCCCCTTCTACTAATGGAATGCCAAGGGCTGATGCTGATGCGAATATTGAGGATATTCCATTGACTATTTCTACATCTATATTTTTTTCTTTTAAAATTTTCCAAAGATAGGAGAATGTGCTATATAGCGTTGGATCTCCGATTGTTATTACTGCCACTTCTCCTTTTTCGTTTATTACTTTATTTACAGCGGTCTCCCAGTATTTTTTTAGTTTTTCTTTGTCTTTTATCATTGGAAACAACAACTCTTCAACATCTTTCTCGTCTATATGGTTTTTGATAATTTCATAAGCAATGGATCTTTTTCCTTTTTTCGATATTGGAATGAAAATTTTATCAACTTTTTTTAAAACTTCTAACGCTTTTAGTGTAATCAGTTTTTCATCACCAACTCCAACTCCTACTCCGTAAACCTTTTTTACCAAGGTTGACACCTTTTATATTTTTTATTTCTTTTTCCTTTTTTCTTTATTTATTTTTATATTTATTTATATTTTGTTCATTATTTGTTTACTACTTTTTCTACGTATTGATATGCTTCCTCTATTATTTTATCAACGTCATCTTTTGATAATCCATAAGTTTCTTGGATATATCTTGCTCTCTCTTTTAGTGAGGGATGAGTCATTAAAACATTTAAGATACCTTCTTTTGGCATGTAGGATGAGAAGTGTATTTTTGCAAGGGCTTTTATGTAGGTTTTTGGATCTATGATTTTTGTAGCGAGGAGATCTGCATCTTTTTCGATCTTTCGAGATATATATCTACACAATAAATAATCGATTATGTATGCTGTGAAGAATACTGCTGTAAACACCCACTCTCCCTCAATATTTATATATTTCAGTATATATATTGCTATCGAATATATGATTGCACCAATAATTATAAAACTTATAAATCCTAATTTTATGTGTAGTTTTTTTCTATGTGCTAATTCGTGAGCAATAATTGCTTTTAATTCTTCTTCAGATAAAATATCTAATAGTTTAGACGTTATTACTAATTTTTCTTTGAATAATCCTTCTACCATTGCGTTTGCTACATCACTTTTTATGATTTCTATTTTTTTAAATGGTTTAACGTTTAATTTTTTAGAAATATCGTTTACAATGTTTTTTATCTTGTTTATCGTTTCCTCGTCGTTTATTCTCTTCATAATCTTTGTGTATTTTAAAAGTTGTGTTGAGGTTTTTGAAAATAAAACTGCAATGGAGTAATAGAATGTGATCCAGAATGCAGTTCGCAATGGGAGGGGGAGGTCATAAAATTGTGTTTTTATTGGGGAGATGAGCATGTTCGGAATGCCATATATGATGATAAGAAACATAATCCCGAGTGGTGCAAATAATAATATAAATGAAAGAGCAACCATTAGGGGAGATTTTTTTATTTCATTTTCATTTCTATCTTTGGATTTTTGAGATGAGAAACATCTAACCATGTCTTTTGCTGCAAGAACTGGGGGTAGGAGCATAAATACAAATAGCATTAGCATCCAGATGATTATTGCTGTATCTAATCCAACATTGAAGGTGTATGATATGAGATCTGGTAGATCGAAGATGAGTAATTGGGTTATTAAGATCACAGTTATAGATATGGCATATAATGTAAAATGAATAGTATATTTTTTCAATACTTCTGATTTTTCTCTTATTGTGGCGGATTTTTTTCTAAACAACTTTTTTAAGTGATGAGTGAAGTATAGTGTAAGGATGAATATAAATAAGTATTCGAGGAGAAGTATTGCAATAGTGGTAAAGTTATAGGAGTAATTTACGATTATTTCTCCGTTTTCTACTTTATAATCATTTATTTTAAAGAATTTCTCAGTGCTAACTTTGTTTATATGGAATTTTCCTATAGGTGAGAGGTTATATATAAGTTGAGATTTATTTTTATTTAGTGGAACTTTTAATTGGAAAATATATATGTTTCCATTTTTAGAGCTCCATAATTGAAGATATTTTAAATTTTCAAGATTTTTTGAAATGTTTTTCTCAGATGTGATCGTGATCCATCCATAACTGTCTATATCAACACTTACATTTACTCCAAATGACAGTTGAAAAAGTGTGAGGAGGATAAGGATTATAACAAATTTTTTCATAATAACTCACCTTTGGGTATTTTAAGGATTCCTTCAATATTTAATTTTATATTAACTGGTATTAGATAAATTAAAATTAAATGGATGGGTTATTTATAGGTTATGCAAATATTGGAAACGGTAATAATTAATAAAATAAAAAATAGAAAGTAAAAGATTATACATTAAAAACAAAAAATAAAGGGGGAAAAGGGTTAAAAACGCTAAAAAGAGTTGATGTTATTTTTGTTGAGTAAGTGGTTATAATGTATTACTTATAAATGTATTTGAAAACTATAAAGAAAAATTAGACATAATTTAGATATAATTAAACAAATTCTCTAAAAATAAAATAAAAACAACAAATTTAATGACAAATTTTTAGCATTTGTGGGATAATGAGGGCGTTAATTGTTGACTGTTTAGCATATGGAGATGGTAAAAAACTGTTAACGAGGGATGTGATCGGAGCGGGACCAAGAACTGTTAAGGGTATTTTACAGAACGAGGGTGTTGATGCTAAAATAATTCCAGTGGAGAATTTTTCTAAAATAGGAGATTATGATGTAATATTTATAAGTGGAATGTCATCTGACTTTAAGTGTGTTAAACGTTTAGTGGAGAGGGTAAAATTAAAGTGTGATAGCAAAATAGTGATAGGTGGGCCAATATCTAACGATCTCTACTTACTTGAAAAGATAGAGGCGGATATAAGTGTTGTTGGAGAAGGGGAGATAACGATAAGAGAACTGCTAAAAAAGGACTTTAATGCTGAAAATGTTAAAGGAACGACATATTGGGATTATGATAATGATAAGTTGGTTATAAATCCTTTGAGAGAGATTTTAACTAATCTAAAATTAATAACGCCCTCAACTGAAATAAAGGACTATAAAAACTACTTCTCTGCAAGGGTTTATGTTGAGGTTGTTAGGGGTTGTAGTAATTTTAAAAGACCTCTTCTCTTATGCTCTAATAAAAAATGCAACTTATGTAAAAATGGAACATTAAAATGTCCTTTAAATATAAATCCGGGTTGTGGTTTCTGCTCTGTCCCTTCTGTCTTTGGATATGCGAGGAGTAGGAATGAAGAAGATGTATTAAAAGAGATTGAGGCATTATTAGAGGAGGGTGTTAAAAGGATTGTTCTATCTGCTCCGGACTTTTTAGATTATAAAAGAGGAGAGAAATTAATAAATCCTTATTTTCCAGAACCAAATTATGAAGTAATAGAGACGTTATTGTCAAATTGCAGAGATTTAGCTGATAAATATAACGCAAACATATTGATTGAAAATATAAAGGCAAATTTGTTTAATGAGAAAGTGGCAGAGATTTTTAGTAAATATTTAAGGACGCCGATATATATTGGTTGTGAGAGTGGAGATGAAAATCACTGTAAACTTTTAGGTAGGCCCACATCTCCAAGTGATGTTTTAAGAGCGGTTAAGATAGCAAAAAAATACAATTTAAAAGCACAGGTTTATTTTATCTATGGACTGCCAGGAGAAACTGAGGAAACAGCAAAAAATACGGTAAGATTTATGCATAAAATTAAAAATTATATTGATAAAATAACTGTTTATAAATTTAGGCCTCTCCCAATGTCCGCATTTCAAAACTTTAAACCGAATATTACCAAATATTCTTTATTAATTAGAGAAACAGCCAATAAGATAAATTTGGAGATAAAAAAGAGGTATATTGGGAGAGTTTTAGAGGTTATAATATCTGAGAGGCATTTTAGAAATAGGAGAGATGCTATTGGTTATCTTCCGGATAGTGGGTTGATGATTGTTGTCAAGGATGGAGCCAAATTTATTGGAAAAACAAAGAAAGTTAAAATAGTTAAGGCATATGAAAAGTATTTGGAAGGAAAACTTTTGGAGAATTAACATTATCATTATTTCTTTAAGTATATTTTCTAAAATAATTTTCTTATCTGGGAGTTGTTTAAAAATAGAATGGGAAAGATCTAAAACCTTCCAAAATGCTACAAATTCGGTTATTGTATCTTATCTGTTGTTGTGATAATATTGAATATCTCATCCAATATTTTTGATGCAATCGTTTTATCTTTTTCAATAATAACGCAATAACTTATTATCAATTCTCTTAAACGTTCAACTTTTTTATTAAATTCTCATCATTAGCAATTACTTTATCCAATATGTAGTATTTATCCACAACTGGCTCAGGATGTTTTAGAGAGATATTCCAGTAATATAAGTTGTCTTTTAGAGCCATTGTTCCAAACCTCTACTATTCTTCTTTTTTACAAATTCAATTAGGTCATCGACTTTTTTGCTATTAACTAACTCTTTTAATTTTTGAAGGTCTTCGTTTTTTAGATCTAATAATGGAAAAGTATGGATTAGTTTTTTTACTTGTGTTAATCCCAAATATTTCCTTACATATTCACTATTTGAATACTTATAAGTAGTTAGAAATTCACTATCGGTTATTTCTCTAAAATGCTCAAGGATTAAATTAAAATAATCTTTTAATAAAGTTTGATCTTCTTCTGAGAGTTTTGGCTCTATAAATATTTGAATTGGGTGTGTTCTGTATTTTTTATTAGTAACTAAGA
This region includes:
- a CDS encoding Fic family protein is translated as MNLIKTTPEDFLNGLYFIPTFRGNILELDEKGEFEIVNKIPIIRVLATPNLKKTIGRIIYLIKDKYVLFKNYENAKWLKNLLKYINEKIYFDKYYRAKKAWYRGIKDLFYDIKTWNFEKAIGKTITLLKILNPIIVFDIHDIRKWHYKKSFVRFIKELRKNKISVVIRFPHECYDEMKLLFPEGILNVKASIKYFAKVHNYLLSDKVAEHLLKLTNGNLETIYLILKHSKREIKTLRELKIPWLKILPYIVNSKYRKLVEKIIELKKFKIEDIEYKVNYKLPTLYRYLDELVDLGILVKIKHRNKIRFKIKLNRNNLLHLLKNYRENYKHWITIFLVDNIPASILLKRNFDGG
- the cobI gene encoding precorrin-2 C(20)-methyltransferase, with the translated sequence MSTLVKKVYGVGVGVGDEKLITLKALEVLKKVDKIFIPISKKGKRSIAYEIIKNHIDEKDVEELLFPMIKDKEKLKKYWETAVNKVINEKGEVAVITIGDPTLYSTFSYLWKILKEKNIDVEIVNGISSIFASASALGIPLVEGDEKLCILPQGKDIEKYINEFDTIIIMKTKNLKEKLEKIKDKDNYMIGLVKKATFKDEKTAFGRFEEINFDEFSDYLSLAIIKRIK
- a CDS encoding M56 family metallopeptidase, producing MKKFVIILILLTLFQLSFGVNVSVDIDSYGWITITSEKNISKNLENLKYLQLWSSKNGNIYIFQLKVPLNKNKSQLIYNLSPIGKFHINKVSTEKFFKINDYKVENGEIIVNYSYNFTTIAILLLEYLFIFILTLYFTHHLKKLFRKKSATIREKSEVLKKYTIHFTLYAISITVILITQLLIFDLPDLISYTFNVGLDTAIIIWMLMLFVFMLLPPVLAAKDMVRCFSSQKSKDRNENEIKKSPLMVALSFILLFAPLGIMFLIIIYGIPNMLISPIKTQFYDLPLPLRTAFWITFYYSIAVLFSKTSTQLLKYTKIMKRINDEETINKIKNIVNDISKKLNVKPFKKIEIIKSDVANAMVEGLFKEKLVITSKLLDILSEEELKAIIAHELAHRKKLHIKLGFISFIIIGAIIYSIAIYILKYINIEGEWVFTAVFFTAYIIDYLLCRYISRKIEKDADLLATKIIDPKTYIKALAKIHFSSYMPKEGILNVLMTHPSLKERARYIQETYGLSKDDVDKIIEEAYQYVEKVVNK
- a CDS encoding B12-binding domain-containing radical SAM protein; amino-acid sequence: MRALIVDCLAYGDGKKLLTRDVIGAGPRTVKGILQNEGVDAKIIPVENFSKIGDYDVIFISGMSSDFKCVKRLVERVKLKCDSKIVIGGPISNDLYLLEKIEADISVVGEGEITIRELLKKDFNAENVKGTTYWDYDNDKLVINPLREILTNLKLITPSTEIKDYKNYFSARVYVEVVRGCSNFKRPLLLCSNKKCNLCKNGTLKCPLNINPGCGFCSVPSVFGYARSRNEEDVLKEIEALLEEGVKRIVLSAPDFLDYKRGEKLINPYFPEPNYEVIETLLSNCRDLADKYNANILIENIKANLFNEKVAEIFSKYLRTPIYIGCESGDENHCKLLGRPTSPSDVLRAVKIAKKYNLKAQVYFIYGLPGETEETAKNTVRFMHKIKNYIDKITVYKFRPLPMSAFQNFKPNITKYSLLIRETANKINLEIKKRYIGRVLEVIISERHFRNRRDAIGYLPDSGLMIVVKDGAKFIGKTKKVKIVKAYEKYLEGKLLEN